TTTCTGCTGGAGCTTTCATCATTAGCTTTTTCTCCATGTTTATTGGTAGTCTAATGGCGAGTTCCTATTCATCTGTCTACTTTTCAAGTTTGACCCATGTCTATCCCTTCTTTTTAGGAAGCATTTTGGCGACGGTTGTGGGGGTTCGTCAGACGAGCGATTTAGTCAAGCAGTTTGACCGGATGTGGGATCTTCGTCAGAATCTCCTGGTATTTGCTGCGGGGCTTTTGGTGTTAGTGCTCTTGACTTTCTTTGTCAAGTTCACCTACCTGTTTGCGTACTTATTTGGCTTCTTGCTAGCAAGTTTAGCGGCAGTGGCCATGATTTTTGCTGCGCGTGTCTTGCATGAGAAAACGCCTGAGATACAAGAACCTCGGATCATTACATTTTTAGCGGATACCAGCTACGCGGTTTATCTCTTTCACTGGCCTTTTTATATTATCTTCTCTCAGTTGATGAGTAATCTACCTGCTGTTATTCTGACAATCATCTTTTCTTATTTCTTTGCTATCCTATCCTTCTATATTATTGAGCCGTTGATTGCCGGTAAATCCAATCCTTTAATACGGAAGATTAGTCGATTACCTCATATTAAACCAATTAGTGCTACTGGTGCTGGCATTCTTACCTTGATTACCTTGATTATCATAGCTGTGGCTCCTCAAGTTGGAGCTTTTGAGACAGACTTGATGGTCAATGGTTTCAAACAAGCCCAGACCAATATAGGACAAACAAAGACTCTTGCTGAACAAGCTGAACTGAGTCGTCTAGGAATTTCTGAGGGAACAAGCCTAATAGGAGATTCGGTAGCCTTGCGTGCCAATACAGCCTTACAAGAGGCACTTCCTGAAGCGAATATCAATGCCCAGGTGAGTCGAACGACCAAGCAAGCCAATGACATCATGCTCAATAACAGTCAGAACAAGGCGCTACTAAAAACAGTCGTCATTGCAACGGGAGTCAATAATCCTGAAGGCTATAAGAATGATTTGGATAGCATTGTGAACAATCTACCGAAAGGACACCATCTGATATTGGTGACGCCTTATGAGGGAGACAAGAGCAAGGACACTTACACATCAGTGGAGCAGTATGCGGCTTATGCACGGGAATTAGCTGAAAAGAATCCATATGTGAGCATCGCTGATTGGAATAAGGTTGCTAAGGAACACCCTGAAATCTGGGCTGGAACTGACCAAGTCCACTTTGGGAATGACAATAGCAAGCTCGAAGAAGGTGCTAAGCTATACGCAGAAACGATTGCAGCTGCTGTTAAGGCTGCTCAAGAACTGCCTGTAAAATCAAAATAAAATTAAAGAGTTGGAGAAATCCAGCTCTTTTAAAATATCCACGAAAAATAGGTCTATACCATTTACAAATGAAAAAGAAAGGTTTATAATGTAATTGACATAATAAATTCTAGAATCAATCTATCAAGGAGGTTATCATTATGCCTAATTATATTAAAGCGGATCAGTTTTTCTACCCACACGGAGTTCGTCGTGGCGGTTACTTGGAACTTGTGGATGGCAAGTTTGGAAAGCATGTAGAAGAGATTCCTGAAGGCTCTGACGTCATTGACTATACAGGCTACAGCATTGCCCCAGGACTTGTGGATACCCATATTCATGGATTTGGCGGTGTCGATGTCATGGATAATAA
This Streptococcus oralis DNA region includes the following protein-coding sequences:
- a CDS encoding acyltransferase family protein, translating into MRIKWFSLIRITGLLLVLLYHFFQTIFPGGFFGVDVFFTFSGFLITSLLLEEFGKARQIDLLSFFKRRFYRIVPPVVLMVLVTMPFTFLVRQDYVAGIGGQIAGVLGFMTNFYEMLTGGSYESQFIPHLFVHNWSLAVEVHYYILWGLAVWFLSKRSKSSSQLRGMVFLLSAGAFIISFFSMFIGSLMASSYSSVYFSSLTHVYPFFLGSILATVVGVRQTSDLVKQFDRMWDLRQNLLVFAAGLLVLVLLTFFVKFTYLFAYLFGFLLASLAAVAMIFAARVLHEKTPEIQEPRIITFLADTSYAVYLFHWPFYIIFSQLMSNLPAVILTIIFSYFFAILSFYIIEPLIAGKSNPLIRKISRLPHIKPISATGAGILTLITLIIIAVAPQVGAFETDLMVNGFKQAQTNIGQTKTLAEQAELSRLGISEGTSLIGDSVALRANTALQEALPEANINAQVSRTTKQANDIMLNNSQNKALLKTVVIATGVNNPEGYKNDLDSIVNNLPKGHHLILVTPYEGDKSKDTYTSVEQYAAYARELAEKNPYVSIADWNKVAKEHPEIWAGTDQVHFGNDNSKLEEGAKLYAETIAAAVKAAQELPVKSK